The stretch of DNA GGCCATGACGTTCGTCACGGTGGCACTAAGTGCGAATATGAAATTTAGTTTTAGATCTTGTGCGGTACATAGTAGCTCATCACCATTTTCAGAATCACACAGTTCATGGTATACACCTTCTGAAATCAGAATAGGCTTTAAAGCAGCAAATCCAAACACAATTCCAGCCGAAAAAAGACACCAGATGCAAGCACATGCAATTTGTGCGTACCGCAACGTTCTTTTAGTAGCCATTACAGTCTTTGCTCAACGCAATTCTGCTAATTAAGAACTAAGAACCCTGTTATCgctatcattatcattaataGAGCAATGAATCAGTAATTTAGTCACTTAGATCTCCCTTATTACCCGGAAGTTATGTATTGCGCATAATTAGGTATGTATAAAAAGATTGCGTACTATATATAGTTGTTTCAAGCTAGCTGTTGAAGCCATTGTGTTATTTTCCTTAGAAATCCCCTAGAATTGGGTACGAAGTGCCCCCCAGAATGCATCATTAAGGTGCTGGACTCTTTTGTGCATGAATTGTACAGGCCTTGTACTTTAATCGGCTCTGTGATAGTGTCAAGTTCGCCCTGTACATGTAGAGATGGAATCGATATTGGATGCAAATTGTATTGTTCTTGGTATTGTTGTGGTTGGAATCTGAACCCACTGAATGCCATGAGAAACTCTAGCGGAGGCTGTTCCTCTGCCGTAAGACCCAACAAGCCATTGAAGTCTGTTGCTAGGTATCCAGCAACACCAGCACCTTGGCTAAATCCCACAATACCTGAGAAGGGACCGTTTTCAATCACGTAGCTGTGTAAATAGTCGATAGTCGTCTGTGGTATGAAATAGCCATCGGTGGCAGGGTCATCTTCTAGCCATGCAAGCACCCCAGTACTGTCACTGTCATTTGGCGCATCAGCAATCACTTCACCCAAAAAATCAGGAATATCGGCTGGAGGAAATTCATTTGGTGCTGTGGGGTAGTGGAGTTTGTATCCTAACCTTTCCATTTCTGTACGGAATCCCTTGGTCTTAGAGGCAAAATATTCACCAGACTGGGCAAGCCCATGTAGCATCAAAACATTTTTAGTCATTATTCCCTCACTATAAAACCTTATAGCATTGTAACATCGTTCTATCTATTCTTCACTTCGGTTTTTTTCCCTTCTCTCTctattcttattttctcttacttttagaatttttcaaatgaaaaaaaagagccCTCGATCTTACTAGGTAAAAAgcatcaatattttttattttatggCCCAAAGAGCTATCGTAATAGCGAAGGTAATAGCGAAAGGGGTCGTATTATTGGACCTGATTTATTCTAAAAATATTGTTTACAAAGGatcataatttttttcttctagaaCCGGTTGTCTGTTTTTCTCAACTGTCTGTCACATTTTTGCATATTATTAATCGAATCGAAAGAGAAGCTATAGCTTTAGTTCTCGTGCCATACTAAagtttttacttttttatttgtcaGGAACAATTATGAGCATTTGTCCACACATACAACAGGTATTTCAGAATGAGAAGTCCAAAGAAGGTGTTTTAAAAACTTGTAATGCTGCCCGATTTATACTAAATCATTCTataccaaaagaaaagctttTAAACACCATGAAATGTGGTACATGCCATGAAATAAACTCCGGGTCAACTTTTATGTGCCTGCAATGTGGATATTGTGGATGTTGGAACCATTCTCATTTTCTCTCTCATAGTAAACAAATTGGTCACATATTTGGTATAAACTCAAATAACGGTCTCTTGTTTTGCTTCAAATGTGAGGACTACTTGGGCAATATCGACCTTATTAACGATGCTATCCTAGCAAAGTATTGGGATGACGTCTCTACAAAAACCACAGTGCCCATCATGGAAAGAAGAGATGGACTTTCTGGCTTGATCAATATGGGATCCACGTGCTTTATGAGTAGTATTCTTCAATGTCTGATTCATAATCCGTACTTTATTAGGCATTCAATGAGTCAAATTCATTCAAATAAATGTAAAGTGGGCTCTCCTGATAAGTGCTTTTCATGTGCTCTCGATAAAATTATCCAAGAACTTTATGGAGTTTTGAATACAGATCAGCCTTCACCATCATCTTCAGCGACAAACCGGCAAACTGGCTTCATATATCTTTTAACTTGTGCCTGGAAAATCAACCAGAATTTAGCAGGTTATTCCCAACAAGATGCCCATGAATTTTGGCAATTTATAATTAACCAAATCCACCAAAGCTATACCCATGATTCGCCTAACGCTAAGGAAATAGACAGGGTAAATAATAAGCGATGTGAATGCATAGTACATAGTGTTTTCGAAGGCTCCTTGGAAAGCTCTATTGTATGCCCCGGCTGTCAAAAAAACTCGAAGACAACCATTGATCCTTTCATGGACCTTTCTCTTGATATCAAggacaagaaaaaactttatGAATGCCTTGACAGTTTCCataaaaaggaacaatTAAAGGATTTCAATTATCATTGTGGCGAATGTAATAGTACTCAAGATGCTATAAAACAATTAGGCATACACAGATTACCATCAGTTTTGGTTTTgcaattgaaaagattcGAACACTTACTTAATGGAAGTAATAGAAAGCTGgatgattttattgaatttccCACCTatttgaatatgaaaagTTACTGTTCAACTGGAGAAAGTGAAAAGCATACTGGAAATGGCAAGGTGCCAGACATTATTTACGAATTAATAGGTATTGTTTCTCACAGGGGGACAGTCAATGAGGGGCATTATATTGCCTTTTGTAAAATTTCCGGCGGACAATGGTTTAAATTCAATGATTCCGTAGTAACCTCCATTGCTCAAGGAGAGGTTTTGAAGGAACAAGcatatttattattctACACCATTCGTCAAGTAAATTGATTTAGCAAATTGCATTCAAGAATAATAAttaaacgaaaaaaaaaaaagaagtaatCGACATGCTTTAGTACACTAGTTTCCgttcttttcattcatattatctttttttgattatatGAGCAAAAGAGTAATCAATAGAACACAAAGGAAACTTATACATAGTATTATTTAAATAATGTCTCATTATCATAAATTCACTGATGAAACAAATTCACTCTTCTTGAACTAGCACGCCTCCCTGGTCGTGAAAGCAACTTCTGGGATATAACCAAGTTCAAAATACGGTAGAGGTACATTagaattattttcttttcttagcAAGGAGACTTCCAAGAATATCTGTCTTTGGTGTCCTTGTTGCTCTTCCTCTACCCCTCTTGGTAGAGGTTTTGGTGCTCGCAAGCGGACGACTTCTcgttttcgttttcttaTCATTAGTTATACTGTAACTAGCGTCTTCTTCGTCAGTACTGACCATGATTATATCGTcctcatcaatatcaacGTCTGGCTGAGCACTATTATTATCCTCAAATCCATTCTCTGTATTAGAGACAAAAATTGAATCTGGAAGAGaagcatttttctttttcattgtgGTTCGTTCACGTTTGGTTTTATTCGTCTGTTTGTTGCTTTCAAGTTCATTGGTACTGGTCATTCGAGACTCATTATCAACGTAGGATTGAGTAATATCTGAAGGCACATTCCTTAATTGTCGATTACTAGACTGGTAAGAATTTAGCCTGTTACGATTAGAAGAGGGACTTGGATCATCATTTTCCCTGGTAACTGCTGGTCTAACTGAGTTGGCTCGTTTAACTTGCTTTATTAGTGCCTTCATTTCCTCTGTATCTTCTGTTCTTAGAAAATCATCATTAGCAGATAATATACCCACTTCGTTTGATATTTCATGGCTAATAAATTCTTTGAGTGCCGTTTTCTCATCTTTGtctacaaatttttttactgcTTCGTTTAAACCTACCTCCGGTAGTAGAGATAACTGCATCTTGTTCAAAAGGTCATTAACCAAAGTCTGAACTTCTAATTCACCACCATTCTCACTAAAAAGTTTCTCAACATCTCTATCACTGATATTTACTTCGTTTATACCAGTCTTTTTTGATTTAGTAACAGGTGACCTTCTTTTATAAAACTGGACAACGTTGTTACCGTTGGCCACACGTCCTACAAATCGATTACTAAATCTACGCGGGTTTTCAACCTGATAATCTACTGGGGATTGCTTATTAGAGGGTGCACCATAGTCAACACGTAATCTTATCAGTGGTTTCGGTAATTCCGAGACCATGTCATCACCTTCAGCACCCTCTCCAAGTTTTTGtttagtttcttcattaGCTTCGTCaatcatttcttcaacttgTTCGATGAGGTACTTGGACGTAGTATCCTTATCATGAGGCCTCAAATGGGAAACATCTTGAAGTGAAATGGATCTCATCTTGAATGTTCGTACAGTCTCCAAGGGCACGGGGGTCATTTTTGGTGGTTCTCCATATTTTATTTCGAGAATAAACACATTCTTAGGTTGCGCTTCAGCCTCACAAAGAGAAGTGGCCACAGATGAACCAGGTTGTAGCACATCAAAACGCTTTGTTGGATTATGTACAAGGTTCGGGATGCACTCATGCTCGTGGCCCCATATCACCATATCCAGAAAATCAGGCAAAAATTGTTCAGGCAAAAATGCAGTATTAGTATGACCAGTGTGGTTTTGATGGACGCACATTAAGTTGAACCATTCTCCCTCACGCATAGTCGGTACTTCAAAAGTGACACCACCATCTTTAAAAGTTCTAAATAACCTTTCATCACGAACAGCAGCTAACCCATACAATGCTAACTTAGTAGACCCTTTCTGAAATAATAATGGCACAACTTTTATGTTATCAGATTCAATTACTTTCCCAAAATGGTTTATTAGGCCAGTTGCATGAAGTATATCCATAGGACATAATAGTGAGTCTCCTGATGCGTCATCATGATTACCTGATATACCGAAAACTGGAATGGAAATATTAAAGTTAGGATCTTCATAATTAACGTTGCTAAATTCATCGTAATGGAAAACTTGTGAGGGATCGCTTAACAATTCTAACTCACAAGGCTTGTCGCCCATGCAAGACAATCTTAAGGTTTTTAGTACTTGATAAAGTGATTTCTTGGAAGGTTTATTCACGTGGAAAAGATCTCCTGACTGTAGGACCATGTCTACGTTGTTGTTTTTGGCTAGCATCATAACTTCATGGAAAGTTTTCCAAGAATCATCACCAGTGATGGGATCATTTTCGTTGTACCCAACATGATTGTCTGTAGTAACTAAGATCCGTATCGTGTCTGGATCAGGATACTCCATAATTGAGATCAGTTTGGGGATGTATGGTTTAAGTAAGTTACTCCTTTTcttatattattgtttcatatgaCCTCTTTGCAGGTCTTCAGAATAATACAATATGACTATAATGTTTGGGTTCTATCCAATTGATCACACTATTGAAACGCAATGTCAGCTTGGTTGAGTATATCTATACACCTATATATGGGtgtatttattatttacaGGATTGCTTTTTAACTacaattttgattttccttAGAATATTAAAAAAGTGCATGTTTGCAAATAGTATTCGTAGATGTATTCATTATTCTTAGTGCATTTCCAACATATGCTTCAGGTCCAGCTGCTTAGAGTGGCGGTCAAAATGATTAGCCAGCTCCTGGAAGTTCATCGTTGACGGGTCAACCTCCATCTCTTTCTTGTCCTTGTAGGTCACTTTCACAATGGGCTTGACGGTATCGGTATTTGAGATAATTTCCGATTGAATTTGTGTACCCATGTTCCGTTGTGTTGGTGGAATGGCAGCGAGCACTAATCTGGCAACCTTTGCTGGTGTCAATGGCATAATAATATAGTTTATTGTTAGTCGCATGTTATATACGGATTTGGGTCTACCTCAACTGAGCTTAGCTAGAATTTGGTGTGGCAGAGATCAGAAGAATAAGTATTGAGGGAAAGAGGATACATACCTTCCTTACCAAAAGGATTAAACTTAACAACAACCTTGCTAAAATATTTGGTTATCATTTTGGTGGTATAGTTGCGCTTCCTTCACTTCTATGCTTATACCATCCTTTAATCGAGAATTCTTGagtttctctttcattCTCTTACGTATTTCGTAGAATCGCGCAAAACGGAAGAGAAGGTTGATACAGCTAAAAGTCATTTATGTGCGTGTATAAAGTTGATAGAAATTACTTAGTCTATGCTACATCCTCACCCGCGAAAGATATGGTAAGGTGACGCTTGGTTGGTAGGAAAGATTAGTGTGTCTGCAATTACAGTGTTCTGCTTCCTTGAAGTCGCATACACAATCAAATCAGCCACGTCATCGGCCATCAACGGAGTGGTGTCCTTGTAAACATTCTTGGCTTGTTCTTCGTTACCTCTGTATCTAACCAGGGAAAACTCAGTTTCGACTAACCCTGGTGCAATTAGAATGACTCTAATCTTAGTGTTTATAAGTTCCATTCTCAAACTCTCAGTGAAAGCCCCGACGGCAAACTTAGATGCACAATAGATGGAGCCCGTTGGGTATGCATCTCTGCCAGCTACCGAGCCCAAGTTCACAATATCCCCTGAGTTCTTAGCTTGGAAGATGGGCAGAACAGCCTGTGTGACATTAATCAAAGCCGAGACGTTGGTGTCGAACACGTCCTGGACGTCCTGTGTATCAATCTCCCCAACACGGTCCGTACCAAGAGCCTTACCAGCGTTGTTCACCAGAATATCAATGTCTTTGAACTCCTCTGGCAAGTTTTCAATAAAGGGCTTGATCTTTTCTGTCTGTGTGATGTCCAGTTTGGTCACATGGACCTTTGCGTTTGGAAACTCTTCATCGATagtcttcttcaattcctCGAGCTTTTCTAATCTTCTAGCGGCTAAGATTAATTTCATATCGCCATTGGATGCCTCCAAATACTCTAATGCAGTGGCTTTGCCAATACCAGCAGAGGCACCCGTGATGAGAACGGTTTTGCCAGCCAATCTTTCTGCAGCTTTTCTACCTTGAGACATTGTCAAATGTATCTCGATGATTTATTACttcttattattgttaGTCTTGGCCACTTGTTCCGGATTTGTTCataattttatttatcTATCCCCTTTCCTTGGTTTTTATATCGCTCCgataagaaaaattggcGTCGCCTTAATATAAACTCATGCTATACAGAGCAGGAAAGAGTCATTGAACATACAATAGTATATAGATGATAAATGTGCTCACTCGTCACCTTCTGCACCAAATAGCATCATCATGTCAAGATCGTTCTGGTCAAGTGCTTCCTCTGCCGGAGCATCATCGGCTTCGCGCACGACTTTGTTCTCTTGTGTGTGTTCTCCTTCATCCTCATTCTCtccattttcttcgatttcttctacttcttctacttcttcctcctcttcctcttgttcctcctcttcttcctcttcctcctcttcttcttcctcttcttcttcttcatcctcctcttcctcctcttcatcttcattgtTCGCTGTTTCTGTGTCAGAGCGGTGTTTATGTTGCTTTTGGACAGAATCTTCAGTTTGTTGTAATTGCTTTCGTTTCAACTCAGCCTCCTTCTCAAGCTTCTTAATGCTATCGACGAACCTGCTTTTCAAAAGCGGATTGGTTGCCTTGCTTAATTTATACTTGGTATGAGTCAGTGTAGTCTCTAATTCGTTCAACTCGTCAGCAAGCAGTTCCGTGTGCTGTCtgttttcatctttttcatcctCAGATTCACTTTCTCCGCCTGCAGCTTCATTGTCACcttcgtcatcttcttcttcatcctctcCTTCTGTATCTTGATCCACCTCATCACCGACTTCCTCCTGAAGTTGATCCTTGTCTCCATCAGCATTACTCCgttctctttcttcttcactttcaaaCGCAGCTCCTAGGtcaagttcttcttcttcttctgcatcttcttctttctgttTTGCTGCCGCTGAAATAATGGTATGTGTCtcctctttctttgataCATAACCAAGTGAAAGCTCCCCAGGCTcctctttgaaattttccCAACTAGAGACGCGCTCTTGCTTTGTCTGTAGTTCACTTCTATCTACCAGATCATAACTGACTTCTTCGGCCTGCTTATCCTGCTTCAATAGCATATCAACCACTTTCTCTACATAATCTATTTCATTGGGGTCCATTTTCCGCCTGAATCGTCTATTTCGAACATTGTATAAAGGTGGCGATATTCCGTGTTTGTAATCATAACCCTTCAAAGCTATTTCTTTCATGTGCTTGGCCTCCGCATCACTTAACGGCGCACCATTGTAacctttcaaaaaagtttctttgttttcccAGATTTCATCCTCTATATCTTCAAAATGTTTAACAACCAGATCTTCCGTATCTGGTGCTTCTAAATCAtatacttcttcttcttgttgtaTAGATCTTATGCACAGTAGCATTTGTGACACATCAAATGTTTTcagaagattttttctatCAACGCTCTTATTCACTTCTATCACGGTGGGTAAATCTACCAAAATGGCGCCATACATTACGTCGTTTATCGTCACAACAGCAtgtctttcatttttccatttaATGCTTATCCCGGAGTAATCACCAGATTCTAAAGAATTCTTTACAAACTCTAACTGTATGTCCGGAAGTATTCTCAATATTACACCAGTCTCGATTAAAGGATCGTCCTCAATATCAGAAGCTTCTGAGTCGTACGCTTCCCCAGGGATTCTAATAGGTTTAAGACGTAGTTTGGGGGTTCTATGTATCTTCTTGAGtgattcttcatttttcttcaagtttaGTTTTAGCTTCAaagaattctttttctctttattgtcactattatctttctttttattcaaaCTTATTTTCAGTTTAGGCTTTGATTTGACATCGTCATCATTCACCTTAGCTTTTATGCGAATCCTCTTTAACTTGGGTTCGCTTTCCAACGGCTGATCTTCTCCTTTTGGCTCCCTGGGCTTCTTAATCCTTATAACAGccataattttttctccttaTTGTGGTAAATCTGGATGTGGCACTGCTTCTTACTAgcttaatttttcaatttcctcCTACTTCATTTAGTTTGTAAAAAGCaagattttgttttgaaatttcacTTACGGCCTCATCGCCCCGAACATCAGCAAATTCTACTGGATGATAAATCACAAAAGGAAAGATATTACTGAATACAGTTCCTGCGTAATTCACGACAACTGTTTGAAGCTGTCAGGCTTAGCATATATGTCTGTTCCAATCCCCAGTATCAAAGATATCTCCAAACTCAAGTTTTTTTATGGTTTCAAATATTTATGGAATCCGAAAGTATATGACaaaatctttgataaaCTAGATTTAACTAAAACGTATAAAAATCCAAAGAAACTGAAAGTGCTTGACCTATACCCTGGTGTCGGTGTACAATCTGCTGTTTTTTATAACAGGTATTGCCCCAAGCAGTATTCTCTAATAGAAAAACGTTCGAGTCTCTACAAATTTTTAAGAGCCCAATATGAAGAGTCTCCTTTACAAATACTTAAAAAAGACCCGTATGACTGGTCAACCTACTCGAATTTAATTGATGAAGAGCGCATCTTTGTTCCCGAAATCCAAACATCGAATCATATCAATGATAGTTTTTTAACTGTTGCGAACGTGACGGGGGAAGGGTCTGAAGGTCTTATAATGCAGTGGTTGTCATGTATTGGAAACAAGAACTGGTTGTATAGATTTGGTAAAGTGAAGATGTTGTTATGGATGCCAAGTACTACCGCTAGAAAACTTCTTGCTAGAGCAGGCACGCATTCTAGGTCCAAATGTTCCGTAGTAAGAGAGGCATTCACGGATACTAAACTTATTGCCATATCAGATGCAGATGAATTAGAGAAATTTGATAGTCAATGTTTAAATGAATGGGATCCCATTGTATTTAGTGCTGCCGATATGTGGCCTACAAAGGGAAAGCCAATTGCATTAGTAGAAATGGACCCAATTGATTTTGACTTTGACGTAGAAAATTGGGATTATGTCACGAGACacttgatgattttgaaaagaacgCCATTGAGTACTGTCATGGACTCACTGGGACATGGTGGACAGCAATATTTTAATAGCCGAATAACTAATAAGGACCTGCTAAAAAAGTGTCCTATTGATTTAACTAATGACGAGTTTATATACCTAACAAGGTTGTTCGCAGAATGGCCCTTTAAACCGGATATTCTATTGGACTTCGTTGATATGTATCAAACAGAGCACTCcggttgaagaaatttgatattgttattttgcAATTATGTGATTTTAACGTGTaaatatagaaaaatacatataacttgattttcatcaataCTGAGTAACGTTGTAGTCAAAAGAGAGAGCGACATGTTCAGGCAAAAAGCGATCctgaaatcaaaataaaattaatCGAGGGAAATTGTTTCTTATAAATTTCACATTCTATGTACTTTACAAATATACTTTACAAACTTAAACAATTATTTTGATGAAGGGCCAACGAAAAAACAGAAGTTATTCATCTGTTTTTGGTATTTCATGGTTAGCGACGTACTCAGTAGCTTTAGCTTTAACGTATTCAACAGCCTTTTCGTCACTTTGAGATTCTTCGAACTGTAACcatttattgaagaaaaatttggcCTGCTTTCTTGTTATCTTTTTggttattattctttcaaacAAATCTTCCACCTTCTTTTTGTCCTTGGCTTTGACCTCTTGGTCCACATAAACATTCCACAAGTCAATTCTCTTTGGTGCATCAGCAATCAAACCTTCAAATAAAGAGCGACCACTTTCTGGATCACCCTTTGCGAATTCTAACTGAGCAAACTTACGGACAACTTCGATATGACTACGTTTTGGTAAGGACTTCAAAGCATTAGACAAAATTGCACGCGCCTCTTGCTCTTCATTGTTACTTATCAAGAAATCACCCCACGATACCCAGATAGAAACTTTTTCGCTACCAAATTTTTTAGCTGTAGCCTTGAATAATTCTGCGGCCTTGTCAAACTTTTCACTCATTTCATATATACCAAGTAGTTTTGTATGAATAGTATAAGAGTCCATATATTGACAAGCTCTCTTGAACACATCTTCTAAAGTTTCTTCAGTACCAAAAGTATTCTCTAAATTTAGCATTGCAATCCAAATATTCAACTTCTCGGCTTCTTCTCTGAAGTTGATAGTCTTTAATGCACGTTCTGCGAGCTCTCGTGCTTTGTCGATCTCACTTAGTTGCAACTGGAAAGCCATATAGTTCATCCACATGACGGAAGAATTTGGATTACCAATAATTAAACGTTCAAAATCTGCAACCGATTCAGGTGCCCTAGTGTTAATATCGATGGTCTTGTCCTGaataattttttcctttcttctcTTGTGCTTGTGCCTTCTGTTTTCAGTAAAATCTTCTTGATCTTCCTCAgactcttcttcatcttgcGCTTGATCCAAAATGGAAGCAGTCCAATCAAATCCGGCACTTAAAGATAGCCCATCTGAAGATATTCCGGTTTTTCTTTCGGTCATTTCGACGTTTTCGTCCTCAGCATCAGACTCGTTGTCGGAATCTTTGAAGTCAACATCAGCCATAAcctcatcttcatcctcattTTCCGATTGCCCCACAGCATTGGAAAGTAATTCAGCATCCTTAGAGAAATGTGATGCCTTCAAGCTTAAGGatatttgctttttttctagaTTTGTTTTCAGAATAATGGCTTTTACTCTGTCACCTACACCAAATAAGGAAGAAAGATCTTCAGGTTTTTTGTCAGCGATTTCAGTAATGTGTGCTAACCCTGTAACATTAACTGTATTATCAAGTTTTACAAAAACACCAAAATCAGTGACGTTTTTTACGGTACCATCGAAAATATCACCACTCTTGATATCCGAATATGTTTTTAGAACTTTCAGATCACCATTTACTTCAGATTCTCTGAGGGTCAAAGAAATACGAGAATCTTCATCGCAGGTAACAACTTTTCCCACAACATGTTGCATAGGTTTGTAGAATTTCTTCCACTCTTTCAAATAAGAGTCAGAAAGTTTACTAACAGGAACAAAAGCTTCGACTTTCCTACTCAAGTAGACAAAAATACCTTTGTCATTCACATTCTTAACAATACCATCTACAATATCGCCTTGCTTCAAATTATCATGAGATTCGATCGAACGTGTTTTAGCATTGGCAGAACGCAAAGATAAttcaattttcttattttctgcATCAACTGCCAAGACGGTAGTTGGAATAACATTGTTTAACTTGTCTTGGAAAGCTTCCTTCAATGATACAGAGAAGTCATTTAGGGCGTCA from Saccharomyces mikatae IFO 1815 strain IFO1815 genome assembly, chromosome: 13 encodes:
- the MTF1 gene encoding RNA polymerase specificity factor (similar to Saccharomyces cerevisiae MTF1 (YMR228W); ancestral locus Anc_8.755), with translation MINHKRKDITEYSSCVIHDNCLKLSGLAYMSVPIPSIKDISKLKFFYGFKYLWNPKVYDKIFDKLDLTKTYKNPKKLKVLDLYPGVGVQSAVFYNRYCPKQYSLIEKRSSLYKFLRAQYEESPLQILKKDPYDWSTYSNLIDEERIFVPEIQTSNHINDSFLTVANVTGEGSEGLIMQWLSCIGNKNWLYRFGKVKMLLWMPSTTARKLLARAGTHSRSKCSVVREAFTDTKLIAISDADELEKFDSQCLNEWDPIVFSAADMWPTKGKPIALVEMDPIDFDFDVENWDYVTRHLMILKRTPLSTVMDSLGHGGQQYFNSRITNKDLLKKCPIDLTNDEFIYLTRLFAEWPFKPDILLDFVDMYQTEHSG
- the ORA1 gene encoding oxidoreductase (similar to Saccharomyces cerevisiae YMR226C; ancestral locus Anc_8.752) — its product is MSQGRKAAERLAGKTVLITGASAGIGKATALEYLEASNGDMKLILAARRLEKLEELKKTIDEEFPNAKVHVTKLDITQTEKIKPFIENLPEEFKDIDILVNNAGKALGTDRVGEIDTQDVQDVFDTNVSALINVTQAVLPIFQAKNSGDIVNLGSVAGRDAYPTGSIYCASKFAVGAFTESLRMELINTKIRVILIAPGLVETEFSLVRYRGNEEQAKNVYKDTTPLMADDVADLIVYATSRKQNTVIADTLIFPTNQASPYHIFRG
- the FSH2 gene encoding putative serine hydrolase (similar to Saccharomyces cerevisiae FSH2 (YMR222C); ancestral locus Anc_8.741); translation: MTKNVLMLHGLAQSGEYFASKTKGFRTEMERLGYKLHYPTAPNEFPPADIPDFLGEVIADAPNDSDSTGVLAWLEDDPATDGYFIPQTTIDYLHSYVIENGPFSGIVGFSQGAGVAGYLATDFNGLLGLTAEEQPPLEFLMAFSGFRFQPQQYQEQYNLHPISIPSLHVQGELDTITEPIKVQGLYNSCTKESSTLMMHSGGHFVPNSRGFLRKITQWLQQLA
- the UBP8 gene encoding ubiquitin-specific protease UBP8 (similar to Saccharomyces cerevisiae UBP8 (YMR223W); ancestral locus Anc_8.742), encoding MSICPHIQQVFQNEKSKEGVLKTCNAARFILNHSIPKEKLLNTMKCGTCHEINSGSTFMCLQCGYCGCWNHSHFLSHSKQIGHIFGINSNNGLLFCFKCEDYLGNIDLINDAILAKYWDDVSTKTTVPIMERRDGLSGLINMGSTCFMSSILQCLIHNPYFIRHSMSQIHSNKCKVGSPDKCFSCALDKIIQELYGVLNTDQPSPSSSATNRQTGFIYLLTCAWKINQNLAGYSQQDAHEFWQFIINQIHQSYTHDSPNAKEIDRVNNKRCECIVHSVFEGSLESSIVCPGCQKNSKTTIDPFMDLSLDIKDKKKLYECLDSFHKKEQLKDFNYHCGECNSTQDAIKQLGIHRLPSVLVLQLKRFEHLLNGSNRKLDDFIEFPTYLNMKSYCSTGESEKHTGNGKVPDIIYELIGIVSHRGTVNEGHYIAFCKISGGQWFKFNDSVVTSIAQGEVLKEQAYLLFYTIRQVN
- the MRE11 gene encoding MRX complex nuclease subunit (similar to Saccharomyces cerevisiae MRE11 (YMR224C); ancestral locus Anc_8.744), with amino-acid sequence MEYPDPDTIRILVTTDNHVGYNENDPITGDDSWKTFHEVMMLAKNNNVDMVLQSGDLFHVNKPSKKSLYQVLKTLRLSCMGDKPCELELLSDPSQVFHYDEFSNVNYEDPNFNISIPVFGISGNHDDASGDSLLCPMDILHATGLINHFGKVIESDNIKVVPLLFQKGSTKLALYGLAAVRDERLFRTFKDGGVTFEVPTMREGEWFNLMCVHQNHTGHTNTAFLPEQFLPDFLDMVIWGHEHECIPNLVHNPTKRFDVLQPGSSVATSLCEAEAQPKNVFILEIKYGEPPKMTPVPLETVRTFKMRSISLQDVSHLRPHDKDTTSKYLIEQVEEMIDEANEETKQKLGEGAEGDDMVSELPKPLIRLRVDYGAPSNKQSPVDYQVENPRRFSNRFVGRVANGNNVVQFYKRRSPVTKSKKTGINEVNISDRDVEKLFSENGGELEVQTLVNDLLNKMQLSLLPEVGLNEAVKKFVDKDEKTALKEFISHEISNEVGILSANDDFLRTEDTEEMKALIKQVKRANSVRPAVTRENDDPSPSSNRNRLNSYQSSNRQLRNVPSDITQSYVDNESRMTSTNELESNKQTNKTKRERTTMKKKNASLPDSIFVSNTENGFEDNNSAQPDVDIDEDDIIMVSTDEEDASYSITNDKKTKTRSRPLASTKTSTKRGRGRATRTPKTDILGSLLAKKRK
- the TAF7 gene encoding TATA-binding protein-associated factor TAF7 (similar to Saccharomyces cerevisiae TAF7 (YMR227C); ancestral locus Anc_8.754), with amino-acid sequence MAVIRIKKPREPKGEDQPLESEPKLKRIRIKAKVNDDDVKSKPKLKISLNKKKDNSDNKEKKNSLKLKLNLKKNEESLKKIHRTPKLRLKPIRIPGEAYDSEASDIEDDPLIETGVILRILPDIQLEFVKNSLESGDYSGISIKWKNERHAVVTINDVMYGAILVDLPTVIEVNKSVDRKNLLKTFDVSQMLLCIRSIQQEEEVYDLEAPDTEDLVVKHFEDIEDEIWENKETFLKGYNGAPLSDAEAKHMKEIALKGYDYKHGISPPLYNVRNRRFRRKMDPNEIDYVEKVVDMLLKQDKQAEEVSYDLVDRSELQTKQERVSSWENFKEEPGELSLGYVSKKEETHTIISAAAKQKEEDAEEEEELDLGAAFESEEERERSNADGDKDQLQEEVGDEVDQDTEGEDEEEDDEGDNEAAGGESESEDEKDENRQHTELLADELNELETTLTHTKYKLSKATNPLLKSRFVDSIKKLEKEAELKRKQLQQTEDSVQKQHKHRSDTETANNEDEEEEEEDEEEEEEEEEEEEEEEEEQEEEEEEVEEVEEIEENGENEDEGEHTQENKVVREADDAPAEEALDQNDLDMMMLFGAEGDE